The following proteins are encoded in a genomic region of Alistipes shahii WAL 8301:
- a CDS encoding YiiX/YebB-like N1pC/P60 family cysteine hydrolase, whose translation MRSLLYIGILLCGFSCARNAPCLHPGDLLFQVGETSEMTGAITAATGKERQLNYSHVGIAVRSRGVDSVLEATSDGGVRVTALGDFLARSARIDGRPAVTVMRLRDTTGVAAAIERARKFIGQPYDYSFRPDNGKMYCSELVWESYLAPDGSRRFPARPMNFRAADGSLPRFWAELFAGLGEEIPQDIPGTNPNDMARDPQLKEVARYY comes from the coding sequence ATGCGATCGTTATTATATATAGGTATATTACTGTGCGGCTTTTCCTGCGCCCGAAACGCCCCTTGTCTACACCCGGGAGATTTGTTGTTTCAGGTCGGAGAAACATCGGAAATGACCGGAGCGATCACTGCCGCGACAGGCAAAGAGCGACAACTGAACTACTCGCACGTAGGCATAGCGGTGCGGTCGCGCGGGGTCGATTCGGTACTGGAGGCCACGAGCGACGGCGGCGTGCGGGTCACGGCCCTGGGCGATTTTCTGGCACGCTCCGCCCGAATCGACGGACGGCCTGCGGTTACGGTAATGCGTCTGCGCGACACGACGGGCGTCGCGGCAGCGATAGAGCGGGCGCGAAAATTCATCGGACAGCCCTACGATTACTCGTTCCGACCGGACAACGGCAAGATGTATTGCAGCGAACTGGTATGGGAAAGCTACCTCGCCCCGGACGGCAGCAGACGATTTCCGGCCCGGCCGATGAATTTCCGCGCGGCAGACGGATCGTTACCCCGGTTCTGGGCAGAACTGTTTGCCGGATTGGGAGAGGAGATTCCCCAGGATATTCCCGGAACGAATCCCAACGACATGGCACGCGATCCGCAACTCAAAGAGGTCGCCCGCTACTATTGA